From the genome of Bos indicus isolate NIAB-ARS_2022 breed Sahiwal x Tharparkar chromosome 2, NIAB-ARS_B.indTharparkar_mat_pri_1.0, whole genome shotgun sequence:
atagatggggaaacagtggaaatagtgtcaggctttatttttctgggctccagaatcactgaagatgatgattacagccatgaaattaaaagacgcttactccttggaaggaaagttatgaccaacctagatagcatattgaaaagcagagacatcactttgccaacaaaggtccgtctagtcaaggctatggtttttcctgtggtcatgtatggatgtgagagttggactgtgaagaaggctgagtgccaaagaattgatgcttttgaactgtggtgttggagaagactcttgagagtccccttggactgcaaggagatccaaccagtccgtcctaaaggaaatcaaccctgaatattcattggaaggactgatgctgaagctgaaactccagtactttggccacctcatgcgaagagttgactcattggaaagtaccctgatgctgggagggattcggggcaggaggagaaggggacgacagagaatgagatggctggatggcatcaccgagtcaatggacatgagtttgagtgaactccgggagttggtgatggacagggaggcctggtgtgctgtgattcatggggttgcaaagagtcggacgtgactaagtgactgaactgaactgggtctatataaaagttattttccttgTCTAATAATGTATGGTcatgtgttgtgtttttttttttttgtaattaaatttgtaaatgcaagcaatttaaaatactctttaaatTGCTTGCTTTTCTTGGGACTTTAAAGCAACAAATTAGAGGTAtgtaatttgaaaataagttttgttgtttttttaagaattctgGTAAAGATATTATTTGCTTCTCAGAAGTCAGTTAAAGAGTGTTTATTGTTTAAGATAAAGAAATTGCTAAAATTCATTGACCTCTGCAGTCTCTGATCTCACCAGAAGTttgattgatttgtggacctTGCATTAAGATAGTTGGGAGGGGAGTTGAAGACTGTTTGCtttaaacaaattcaaaataggaaataaataaatttcgaACATGATAAAATTAGGGGCTGTTGGCAAAGTCAGAATACCGAATTCTTCAAGTAATACGCATTTTAAAGTGCGCAGTTTGCAGCGGACCCTGTGAGCACTACGTGCAGGACCGGCTCACGGAAAACGTGACGCAGCCGCCTGGCCTCTCGTTGCCGAACTGACTGTACACGTTGTGCCTTGACTTCTGCGTCCTCCCCGCCTCTCCTTCGTTTGTTCTTTAGGGTGATCCCCCCACCCTTTATAAACTGAGATGGAGAAGCACAGTTAACTTCTTAGTATGAGCCTGTAAAGCTGTAAAGGTAGTCAGATGCTGACGTTAAAGCTTCCATTTGTGACATAAAGCAGACCTTGGCTGAGGGGATTCTCCTATTGCTTTGGGTAAGAAGTAGAGggaaatattttggttttctttttttattttttttttccacaggctAATTTTCTCTAACACCCCCAAACTTAAATATTTTGGCTTTCTTAAAGGTCATATTTGAGCATTTCAGGGTTTGATTTTACTTATCGTTATATTTTACAAACACTCTCTTTTTAATTCTGTGCCTCGTCTGTCCCTCAAAGAGGTCCGTATTCTTATACTACATTTGTAATGTCTTTGAACGCAGGCTTGGTGAACATTGGTCTACCTCGCCTCATAGAGTATTGGTAATTTATTTCAAAAGGTATTACAGGAAATGCATAGCAGAAGTGAAAGAGCAAACCCCGACTAGTCTTAACATGCTAACTGTTGTTTCCAAATCGTAATTCAGTATATTTACTCCCTGGAACTTGGGACGACCTCCCTTTCACATCATTGAAGCCTCAGctactgttttatttctgttgtacTTGCTTGAGCTAAATAGTTCCTCTGCCAGGAATACCCTCACCGTTTTTAATAGTGAAATGCACAGTAGTTCAGTTCTGTTCTCATAAGCGTTGAGCCCTGTAGAAAGCGGTTCTGTTAGCTGTCTCTGGCTGATTGGCCTGGTGTGAACTTCATATTATTTTGCTCTAGCAATGATAATAACAGGCACTGCTTGAAATGCCTTATATGATTTAAGTCATTAATTCTCATAGGCACTCTCTCATATGGCTATCCCTTGTTCTATTTAAACACTGCAAATAAGCATCCTtgtatcttttctgttttcattggCCCCGCTTTCTCTTGAGATTAATCCCTAGAAATGGAATTTAGGATTCAAAGCATAtgtacttaaacatttttaataccaACTGCTTAAAATACCTTAAAGattctatttttgtgtgtttccatGTTTTGCTCTTTGAGGGAACCTTGGTTTGCTGCCTGACTTTTTGACCTGGGCGCGAACCTGGGCCCTCCTGAAAGCCAGGGAGTTCCTTCAGTTAAGTTGTTACTCTTAAGTTGGATCCCACGGAAGACAGTCCCCATCTCCAGCTTCTCAACCTCAGAACTGTGTAATGGAAAGCAGTAACACAGTCTGAGCAAGGCTTTTCAAACCTTGCTCCCGTGAGCCCATTGCTGCAGGGGCGGCCAAGTTGCCTCAGTTGCTGTCAGGTTACTATGCTGCTGGGACTCTTTCTACGTACGATTCCATTTGAAAAATAGATCCTGTagctttaacaacaacaaaaatagtttttaatatcCCAGTATTTGCTGAGAACTGGGCAGGACAGCTTGCTTTGTCGTAAGCAAACTGCAGGTGGCAGAGTAAGGGGTTGGGGAACTTGGCGGTTGTTTCGAAGACAGACGCCCAGAAAAGTGGTGCTTCCGTGGAACACGTGTTATCCCTACAGTTTTCCAGTAAAAGCCAGATTTCTGTTGCTTTGAAATTCTGTCAGAGTAGCTCAGAGGTGCAGCCTGGGGGCCTTAGGAGCCACGCTTGGCTGCAGTGTCCTTGGAACGCTTTCACATCGAGCCTTGAAAACCCGCTTCTGGTGGTGCTAGTGAGGCCCACAGCTAGGGGCCCAGAGGCCATTTGTTACCATTTGACTTGCAGGACAAAGAAGAACTGCATTCTGCCTTCCCTTTTACTGTGGTTGGTAGCAGCAGTTACGTGTAAGTGTGCGCGCTCCTGCGTGGCTCCTGTACTGCTCTCTGTGGTCTGTTAGGCTGATTGAAGGCACGGACAGGGGAGGCGGCATTCACTGAGTGCCATCCGTGTGCCCAGCACTGCGCTTGGCGCTGTGAGGACTCTGGTTAGTGACACAGAGCGCCCTTGTGAGATGGACACGCTTATCCTGATTTCAGGTCAGCACACTAAGTAACTGAGTCTGAGAGCGACTAGGCAGCTTGGCGCTCACTCAGGTTTCTCTGCTTCCCTTATGGAAGAAGTGTGCGTTGGTGATGGCTTTCTCTCAGACCTGCAGACCCAGCTCTGCCGTCGCACTCCCTGCCGCTTTGTAGTATTGGTTCCTGTTCTGTCCCTGTCAGGAAACGGTGATCTGCAGACCGCCTGCCTGCAGCTTGTCGGGAGGTGCTGATGCTAACCATGCTGTTCTGGCTTCTCCCAGGGTCCTACCCGTCCCCCAAAGCTGGAGCGACCCTGGTCGTATACAAGGACCTGCTCGTGCTGTTTGGCGGCTGGACACGGCCGAGCCCTTACCCCCTACACCAACCAGAGAGGTTCTTTGACGAGATACACACTTACTCACCCTCTAAAAACTGGTAAGCCACAAAGACAAGATCCTTTTAATCTGGAATAGGAAGGTTTAAAATGACTGGATTCcttatctttttgtgtgtgtccaGAAATCTCTTTGAGAATCTGTTGAAAGCTTTGGACtcttcccagaaaaataaaactttttttacttAAGCACAAATTTTGCCTACAGTTTCAGAGGGTTTACAGGACCCTCCCTAGGACTTGAAGTTAAGCATGAGTATTCCAAAGAGAAAAGGTAGAAGACATGTTTTCCTCTTCCAAGAACAATGAATGAGCAGTTGAAGAATAGAGAGCTCTTCAGCTCTGGCTGCCAGCGCCTGGGCGCGCTGTGGATCCAGAGGACGCCGCCTGCTCTGCCCCCAGGCTGACTCCCTGTTGTTGCACAGACTCGTCTTTTTAAAATGACAGCCACCTCTGTTTCCTTGTGACGGACTGCACAGCTTCTCAGTACAGGGCTCTTGGCAGCTGCTGCTGATCAACAAATCAGGCCTGTAGAAAGAAACAGCAGGTGGTATTCCTTCAGCGAGCTAGGCTGAAGCAGCTCAGGGACGGGGTGCAGtccctgccattctcttctctccacTCCGTGTCTGAGCCTTACCCATTGGGGGGCTGAGTGAATAGAACTTCAGCAGATCCGTAGAAAAGGCATAAGTGCCTTGTGCCATCCTGCATTTATTGTCTAACAGTTTCTCTACTGAAGGTGATAGGATTGTCATGTGAGATGGATGCCCGCTTCCTATCTTCCGTCTTAAGCACAGAAGGCCAGAGGCAGAGGCGCTGACTTCCTGACTTCCCCCGTTTCTCTGCATTAGGTGGAACTGCATTGTGACCACCCACGGCCCACCTCCCATGGCCGGGCACTCCTCTTGTGTGATAGACGATAAAATGATCGTCTTCGGCGGCTCCCTAGGATCGAGGCAGATGTGAGTACATTTGATTAGCTCACTGTCACCCTGAAGATTATCTTCAGGAAAGATTATACTCCTGGAAAGGTCAGCTAGGGCAGAAGACTAAACTAGTCAGGGTCAAGATTCCTGAGCATGGTTCCGATTAATCCAGTTAGTTATCTCACCCTGGTGTTCTGTTTTTTGGTTCTAGTCACAGACCAATAAATTGAGAAACTTGCTCCATAAAATCAGGGCTACGGGCGTCTTATATTCGATTAaatgtttttgtgtgtatgtgctttcTAAGGTGAGGCGCATCTCTATATAGACAATCTTTTAATCAAGCCCCTCagcataatttatatatattttaataattgccTTGCTGGTATAAATGTTTGTATTTGAAAAAGTTATATGAGAGTATTGCCTGGAAGACTTGCTTAACCTTGTAAAGTTGAATCATAATCAGTGAATTTTAGCAAGGATTAATGGTTAAGCTGATATGAAATATTAGATTTTTCAACCCCATATTGGCTGGGACCAAGATGTATTCTATGAATGTCATTACTTTGAATTAAGAATTAATGTTCAACATTCCTAAATTATGTTTTAAGTGTTTGATATAAATTgtaaaaagtatttgttttcagtgtgtctttaattttaaaataaagctcatttttcaaatgtcaaaaaaacccccaaaaaacaGGGCCATGTAGAATCTCAGTATTGCCTGGGGTGCGGGTTAGTTCAGTGGGGCCAGGTTCTGACGGGCCTCCACCGTGTCTGTTTCTGCCTGTGCCCTCAGAAGGCCACCTCCCAAGAAGCAGAGGACTTTTCCTTGCTCTCCTTAGGGCCCAGCTCGTGCCCCTTGGAGCTTCGGAGAAGGAGAGAGGCAGATTGGCATGAGTTGGGAGAATGGGTAGGAGCAAGAAAGCTTTCCCCGACCTGATCCTCCATGAGGTTGTCTCCTCCCCTGCAGCCCGGCAGCTCTGCCCAGAGCAGTCTGCCTGAAGTACTTCCTCTGCTTTGGCGTCAGCAGCAGGAGTGGTCACTTTACCTGCGTTTTGAAATGGCAGTTGATGGGCTGTCAGCAGTAAAACCATTCCAGACCCGACCCTCTTCTCCCTCAGGGTCCTCTGCATCTTATTTTAGAACACTCATGAAGCGGAGTGTGTGAGCTCTACCCTCCAGGTCAGAGGGTTAGGGCTTAAGGTCCTGGGGTTCTCACTCCTGTGTCCCTGTGGGTGAGTGAGTGCCCTTAGAGAGGGGCCACAGTACAGGGACTGCGTGGAGGAGCCTGTCCTGGCCATGCTGGTCCTCTGAGGGCTGGAGACGCTGATTTGTCCTTGACAAGAGCTGCAGCTTCCATTAGCCGTGGTGAATTACCTTTTGTGGCCAAGGTCGATAAGTCTTTATCTCCTAGACAGTGGTAGAACTGCCTTCTGAATAATTTTGCTCTCTTCCTTGTGGGTTTTGCCTTTGAAAGACTGTATCACAGCTAGTAGCTATCTCCTGCTATCACCAATTAAGTAACTCTTACTTTAGTTGCTGTTTGGCTACAGACATGACTCAAATGCGGCCTTATGGGTCAATGGAAAGAGCAAGGTCTGAAAGTCTCCTTTCCTGTGGTGGAGTGCTGACTGCGAGCGTGGCGTTGTGGGAGAACCCTGAAGAGCGTCACTTCCTCCGGGCTGGCTCCCGTGGCCCCGGGCGTGCCCGGCTCCCTCACCCTTGTGTCCTTGTCTTACAGGAGCAGTGACGTCTGGGTGCTGGACCTCGAGCAGTGGGCATGGTCCAAGCCCAGCATCTCCGGGCCCAGTCCTCATCCCCGAGGCGGCCAGTCTCAGGTGCTCAGGAGTTAAGATAACTATTCAGCAAGCCCTGTAGCGTCTGTCAGTTAGgacaggagagggaggagggagccaggTAAGGGGCCAGCACGCACAGGCCAAGGAGAGTTTACCGTTCACTTTTGCTGGCATTTACTCTTCAACTTCTAATGggttataattatttttgttggcTTCATACTGTGCCTCTCCCCAGAGCGtttactttgcttttttattttctgagagaACCCTGCATTGTACGTGGTTGGCGCTCGTGTGTTAATAGTATTTAATCAACAGAGAGTTCACGCAGATGAATCATCAGTAGTTTGTTTACCAGGATCAGAACTGACGTGGTTtgggggactggggagcctgtggTGAATAGAATGCTGTCATTTGGGCTCCAGGTAGACTGTTTTCATATACCACTGAGGTAGCGGAGGTCGGACGCCTGTGTCTTTGtaggtttattttaaatttcttcctctCCCAGATCGTCATAGATGATGCAACTATTTTAATCCTTGGAGGGTGTGGCGGTCCCAACGCTGTGAGTATGGCTGGTGCGGCGTTCCCATGCACACGCCGCTGAGCTTTCAGAACCTGCTTCCCCTGTCTCACCTTGTAAAACTGCAAGGCCCTTTCTGTAGcgttttcatttagaaaataccTTTTCCACTCTGGATATATAGCCTCTGTATTTTCCGGCCCTTTCTCCACTCTTTTGGGGAGAAGGGGGGAAGCTCTTCATTAGAGACGTTTATCTCTTAAATGTTCATATCTACagtcttcctggagaaggcaatggcaccccactccagtgttcttgcctagagaatcccagggacgggggagcctggtgggctgctgtctctggggtcgcacagagtcggacacgactggagcgacttggCATAgtcttccttctcccactgagtcttCAGGCTATGCTGTTTGCTGCTGTCGTTTTTTACAAAGAGGGGTGAGAGAGAAAAGTAAGTTGGTAGTGGCCAGAACTCACAtgaaatttatttaagaatgcaGGTTCAGACATTGTGGATATGCCTTATCTAGTACCCTTTCTatcagtgtgcacacacacacacacataaaaccacAGGCAAGATTCAAAACCACGTTGCTTCACGGGGCCCCAAGTGCAGTTTGATGTGCCCGGCCAGCGGTCATAcacgaatgaatgaatggccaGCGCGTTTGCTCTGCGTCCTGAAGCGCTCGCACGCTCTTGTGACGACCGTGCAGCTGGGAGATCGCggctctgcgtgtgtgtgtgtggcttgtaGCCTGTGCCACACCTGagccctgctgctgttgcttctctTGCAGCTGTTCAAGGATGCTTGGTTGCTGCACATGCACTCAGGTCCCTGGGCCTGGCAGCCGCTCAAGGTGGAGAATGAAGACCACGGGGCCCCAGAATTGTGGTGCCATCCAGCTTGCCGGGTGAGTGGAAAGCCGGCGGGCCAGCAGAGGGAGAGGTCCTGAACTCTAAAGCCAGATTAACTCGTCAGATTGCCAAGCAACTTCGTATGGGAactgaaaacaccctgatgtccCGAGAGGTGGACACTGACCGCAGCTCTTCAGGCATTTCTCACACACGTGAGCCACCGGGCAGAAAACCTATGTGGGGCCCACCCGTCCCTCAGGCACCCCAGCTTCAAGCACCTCTGTCTGCAAAACTTGCCCCAGGTCCCCCACACAAATACTCGTTCTTCCCTTTACCCCTATTCTGCAGACATGATTCAAGTGATAGCACATGTCTCACGATACCAGCTTTATCAACCACTTTATACAACCAAACactttatatatagaaattatcCCATCTGTCCTGGAGGGCAGGCTGCATTCTTTTCATCTTTGTAGGGATCTCAGACACCTACAGAACGCCTGGCCCATCCCCGACGCTCATGGTAAAATGTTTGATAGCTGAATAAATGATCAGAGCTGAGCGCAGgtcttctgtcttccaggtcGGGCAGTGTGTGGTGGTCTTCAGCCAGGCGCCTAGTGGGCGAGCACCGCTTAGCCCCAGCCTGAACTCCCGCCCATCACCCATCAGTGCCACCCCTCCAGCCCTGGTTCCTGAAACCCGAGAGTACCGCTCGCAGTCTCCCGTGAGGAGTATGGATGAAGCACCCTGTGTTAACGGCCGCTGGGGAACCCTGAGGCCCAGAGCGCAAAGGCAGACCCCCTCCGGTTCCCGAGAAGGAAGCCTTTCCCCAGCCAGGGGCGATGGCTCGCCTGTCCTGAACGGTGGGAGTTTATCTCCGGGATCGGCAGCTGTAAGTGGCTCTTCCTTGGACAGCCCTGTGCAGGCTGTGTCTCCAAGCACCCCGTCCACCACTGAAGGGTATGACCTGAAAATGGGGCTCTCCCTGGCCCCTCGACGAGGATCACTCCCCGATCAGAAAGATCTAAGGTTAGGGTCAATAGATCTGAATTGGGACCTGAAAGCTGCTTCCAGTGGCAATCACGTGGATGGCGTGGGCAGCAGGACAGCGGGGGGCAGCTTGCGACACCCTCCCGAGCAGACGAACGGTGTGCACACCCCGCCGCACGTGGCCAGCGCCCTCGCGGGAGCCGTTTCCCCGGGCGCCCTGCGCCGCAGCCTGGAAGCCATCAAAGCGATGTCGTCCAAAGGTCCCCCCGCCTCCGCAGCACTGAGCCCTCCCCTGGGGTCTTCTCCAGGCTCCCCCGGGAGCCAGAACCTGGGCAGCGGAGAAGCAGTGCCCGTCCCCCGCCCCGGGCCCGCGCAGGGAGATGGACACGCCCTGCCCCCCATCGCCCGCCGCCTGGGCCACCACCCTCCACAGTCCCTGAACGTGGGCAAGCCCTTGTACCAGAGCATGAACTGCAAGCCCATGCAGATGTACGTGCTGGACATCAAGGACACCAAGGAGAAGGGGCGCGTCAAGTGGAAAGTGTTTAATAGCAGCTCTGTGGTTGGGCCTCCCGAGACCAGCCTGCACACCGTGGTACGAGGCAGGGGCGAGCTCATCATATTTGGAGGACTCATGGACAAGAAACAGAATGTGAAGTACTATCCAAAAACAAACGCCTTGTACTTTGTGCGAGCAAAGAGATAATATGTTCTAAAACCTTTCCCCTTTCTGTGGCTTTTAATTTGGAATTTTCCAGCGTGCAAGCATTTGGACTGAGAACTGAGGAAACAAAGGACAAAATTACTCTCATAAACCAAACCCCAGTTCCCA
Proteins encoded in this window:
- the FBXO42 gene encoding F-box only protein 42, which gives rise to MASSSDSEDDSFMAVDQEETVLEGTMEQDEEPRAALEVVEMQHNRSMSELPEEVLEYILSFLSPYQEHKTAALVCKQWYRLIKGVAHQCYHGFIKAVQEGNIQWESRTYPYPGTPITQRFSHSACYYDANQSMYVFGGCTQSSCNAAFNDLWRLDLNSKEWIRPLASGSYPSPKAGATLVVYKDLLVLFGGWTRPSPYPLHQPERFFDEIHTYSPSKNWWNCIVTTHGPPPMAGHSSCVIDDKMIVFGGSLGSRQMSSDVWVLDLEQWAWSKPSISGPSPHPRGGQSQIVIDDATILILGGCGGPNALFKDAWLLHMHSGPWAWQPLKVENEDHGAPELWCHPACRVGQCVVVFSQAPSGRAPLSPSLNSRPSPISATPPALVPETREYRSQSPVRSMDEAPCVNGRWGTLRPRAQRQTPSGSREGSLSPARGDGSPVLNGGSLSPGSAAVSGSSLDSPVQAVSPSTPSTTEGYDLKMGLSLAPRRGSLPDQKDLRLGSIDLNWDLKAASSGNHVDGVGSRTAGGSLRHPPEQTNGVHTPPHVASALAGAVSPGALRRSLEAIKAMSSKGPPASAALSPPLGSSPGSPGSQNLGSGEAVPVPRPGPAQGDGHALPPIARRLGHHPPQSLNVGKPLYQSMNCKPMQMYVLDIKDTKEKGRVKWKVFNSSSVVGPPETSLHTVVRGRGELIIFGGLMDKKQNVKYYPKTNALYFVRAKR